The Candidatus Defluviibacterium haderslevense DNA window TCCATAGAATTATATCAGCAGACAATATGATGCTCGAAGTCGAAAAACTATATAAATCCATGGATTATTTTATTCTAGCTGCGGCAGTTGCTGACTTTAAACCAGAATTCATTGCTGATGAAAAAATTAAAAAATCCAACTTCAATAATCAGTTGAAATTGGTCCCAACACCTGATATTGCTTCTTTTATAGGTAAAAATAAAAAGAGCGACCAAAAATTGATTGGATTTGCTTTAGAAACAACGAATATTATCGAAAATGCTCAGATCAAATTGGATAAGAAAAATATGGATATGATCGTTATCAATTCGCCTAAAGATCCAGGGGCAGCTTTTGGTCATGACACAAACAAAATTTCTATATTAAAAAAAGCTGGAGAATTAATATCTTTCGAGCTGAAATCAAAAAGAGATGCGGCTAAAGATATATTGAATGAAATGCTTAAATTAAAACATTAACATGAGAATGAACCTAAGAGTACTCTTTATTTTTATTTCTAGTTTGATTAGTTACAAAAATCAAGCACAAGAATTAAATGCCATAGTAAAAGTACAAGCACCCAATCTTACTACAAGTGACAAATCTGTGGTTCAAAAATTAGAAAATGGGGTTAAAGAGTTCCTCAATAACACAAAATGGACCAACGATCGCTTTGAATTTAACGAAAGGATCAAATGTAATTTTCAAATAACAATTAGGGAAGACAAAGGAGGGAATGTTTTTTCATGTGATTTTTCTGTACAAGCTTCCAGGCCTGTATTTCAATCAGCTTATGAAACCCAATTATTTGTTCTTGTTGAAAAAGATGTGCCAATCACTTTTGATCCCTTTAAACCTTTAGAGAATAGTAAAGAAAATTATTTTGATAATTTGTCTAGCATATTAACTTTTTACGCTTATTTTATCTTGGCTTTGGATTATGATAGTTTTGCCTTAGAGGGAGGTGACCCATATATTAACATTCTTAGAAATATGATTGACAAAATGCCCCAAAATGTGAAATCTTATGATAAAAGTTGGACCCTCCAATCTAAGAAAAAAAATAATCGCTATTCTTTAATGGATAATCTAACAAACCCGACCTTAAAACCATTTAGAAGAGCATATTATGAGTATCATCGATTGTGTTTGGACAAATTTTCAAAAGATGTACTCGTTCAACGTCCAAAAATGATTGAGTTATTGGAAACGATTGTTGAAGTGGAGCGCCAACTGCCAAATTCTTATTTAGTTCAATTATTTATTAATGCTAAATCAGGTGAAATTAGAGATATATTTGTGCCAAGCCCATCCAATGAAAAATCGCGGGTATATATCGCAATGACTAATTTGGATCCGGCAAATTCAAGTTCATATAATGTTTTAAAATAATTCAATCATTTAGACACCAATTGATGTTATGAAGAAAAAGAAAATTGCCATTTTTGCCTCAGGTAATGGCACCAATGCAGCTCAATTAATTAAATATTTTAAAAATAATGAGCATATTCAAGTCGCACTTATAATTACTAATTCGTCTAAGGCGAATGTAATTAGTTTGGCAGAAGAGAATGACATTCCATTTTCTGTAGTGAATAAGTCCCTCCTTGCGAATAATAGCTACATGACTTCTTTGATGAATTTATACGATATTGATTTTATCGTTTTAGCTGGATTTCTACTATTAATGCCGCCTTTTTTGGTGAAGCTTTATGATTATAAAATGATCAATATTCATCCTGCTCTACTTCCTAAGTTTGGTGGAAAAGGCATGTATGGTCTTCAAGTCCACCAGGCCGTTTTATCTGCTGGGGAAAGCGAATCGGGTATTACAATTCATTATGTAAATGAAATGTTTGATAAAGGTAAGATCATTTTTCAAGCTAAATGCAATGTTGAAAAAAAGGACACTGCCGAAAAATTAGCTAAAAAAGTCCAGGATTTGGAACATCAATATTTGCCTGAATGGACTGAAAAACTAATTATGCAAATGCGTTATATGTAGTTTTTTTGGATGCTTTGGTAGTCCTAGTTACCATTATTTTAATCGCACTTAACTTGTTTTGAAATGCTCAATTCTTTACTTGTCAATGATTTTCAAGTTCCTAAGGCCCGATTGGATGAAATAATAAAGAGTTTACATGAATTAACTATTGAAATCAAACATGAAGGATTAGATCAAATCGTAAGTGATTTGAGATTAAGAGTTCAAGAACCATTTATGTTTGTGGTAGTGGGTGAGGTTAAGGTTGGTAAAAGTAGTTTTATTAATGCACTATTAAATTCCAAGACAGATATTTGTAAAGTGGCACCTTCGCCCATGACAGATACCATCCAGCAAATAATTTACGGACCTGAGCATACCGAAGTTGCGCTTAGTCCAGTTTTAAAGCGGATTACATACAATGAAGAAATCCTGAAGGAGATTGCAATTGTGGATACTCCAGGGACCAACACCATAATTGGCCATCACCAAGAAATTACTGAAAAATTCATTCCTGTTTCAGACTTAATTGTTTTTGTATTTGAAGCCAAAAATCCCTACCGACAATCAGCCTGGGATTTATTTAAGTTTATTAATGAAGAATGGCGAAAAAAAATAATTTTTGTTTTGCAACAAAAAGATTTATTGAATGAAAATGATTTGACGATTAACGTAAAAGGATTAAGAGATTTTGCAAAATCCCAAGGTTTAGATGATGCTTTAATATTTTGTGTTTCTGCAAAGCTCGAGCAAGAAGGATTACATAATGAAAGTGGTTTTGCGCCATTAAGAGAATATATTAGAAATCATATTACCGGTGGTAAAGCAGCATTACTGAAATTATTAAATAATATTGATACTTGTCATCAAATAATTGAGAAATTATCCAAAGGAATTTTAATTAGAAAAGATCAATATGAATACGATGTTGAGTTTCGAAAAGATATTCAAAAAACATTAGATGAACATGAGCGTATTTCAAAGAATAATATAAATGTACTTATTGAAAATACAATTGGAGCATATGATAAAGCAACTGGGTTAAAACGTTTAGAATTAGACAAAGGACTTGCATTTTTATCCGTTTTGAAAAGAGGAATAAGCGGATTATTTAATAAATCTCTTTCTTTACAAAAATGGCTTCAAGAATTTAATCAACACTTTGAAATTTCCTTAAATCAAGCTCTTGAATCTAAGTTACAGCATACGGTAAAGGATATTTCAGATTCAATACAGCAAATGGGACAAATCGTTTCATTAAAGATTAGGAATAGTAAAACCATACTTAAAAATGATCTTGAAATTTTTACCGATATAGCCGATCGTAGAGCTGATGTTATGAGAGATCTTCAAGAAACTTTTCAGTCCTTCTTGAATAATTCTGAAAATTATTATAGCAAAGGCTTAATCAAAGAAAGTTCGAGCTTGGGTCCCAATGTTACAACTGGTACAGGTATTGCCATCGTTGGTACCATGATTACAGCGTTGACGCATGGTGCAATATTTGATATTACTGGTGGTGTTTTAACCACTATTGGTTTTTTATTTGCTGGGGTAACCCTCGGATTTAATAAAAGAAAAATCATGAATCAATTCGATCAGGAAATTGATTCAGCTAGAATTAAATTGGAACATGAAATTCGTTCTAAGTTAGAAGCATATGTAATGAATATTAAGCAAAAAATAGACCTAAATTTTAGTGCTTTTGATCAACTTTTAATAAAAGAACAAGAAGAAATATTGCGCATAGAAAGTACTAAAGATCAAATATTACTAAACTTAGAATTGTTAAAGAATAATCTGAATAATCACACTCATCAATAAGGATCAACATCTATAATGATCCTCAGTGCACTCCACCCGGTTTCATTTTTCAATTCTTGACTGTATTTTTTGATAAGAAATTTAGCATTTTCAATCATTTTTTGTTTTCGTTCCAATTTTACATAAAGTTCTCTGGCATAAGCACCTTTTATTCGAGATACAATGGGTTCTGCAGGACCAAGGATTCTTTTGCCAAGAGTAATTCTCAATTTGTTGCATAATTTCTCTGCAGCCTGTTCTACAATGATTATTTTAGCATGTCTAATTTCTATTCTTATGAATCGGACAATAGGAGGGTAGAAGAAATGCCTGCGCTCTTCGATTTCTCTTGAATAAAAGCGTTCGTAATCATGATTCACTACGTCTTTGATGACCTCATGATGCAATGAATATCCTTGAATTAATACTTTTCCGATTTCATCTCTTCTTCCTGATCTTCCACTAACCTGAGTTAGTAGTTGAAAAGTTCTTTCCTGAGCCCTAAAATTTGGATAGAATAACATTTGATCAGCTTGAAGTATACCCACTAACCCAACATGATCAAAATCAAAACCTTTTGTTATCATTTGAGTTCCTATCAGAATATGTATTTCTTTATCTTGGAACGCTTCAATAATTTCTCTTTGAAGGTTTTTTGATCTGGCAGTGTCTGCATCAAATCTTTTTACAATATGGTCTGGAAAAAGTTCTTTAATTTCTTCTTCAATTTTTTCTGTTCCAAAACCCACGGATTGTATGGTGAATTGATCGCATTGTGGACATTTAGTTGGAATTGGTTTTTTTATTCCACAAACGTGACATTTTAATCTGTTTTGGTATTTATGTAAGGTAAGATGAATATCACACTGATCACACATGGCCTCCCATTGACAATTGGTGCATTTGATTAATGGACTATAACCTCTTCTGTTTCTAAAAATAATGATTTGTTTGCCATGTTCTAATTGAGATTTCATTTCTACAATCATTTCTTCTGAGAAATTTTCTTTCATTCTTCCAAATTGGCTAGCTTCTTTAAGTGAAATCAATTTGATTAGGGGAAGTTGACTATCTCCATATCGTTGATTTATTTGTACTAATCCATATCTGCCTTGCAGTGCGTTATAATATGATTCTACTGAAGGTGTTGCTGATCCTAGAATGATTTTAGCATTGTGATCTTGAGCCAATATCAACGCAGCGTCTCTGGCATTGTATCGCGGGTTCGGATCATTCTGCTTGAATGAAGAATCATGCTCTTCATCAATAACTATAAGTCCAAGTTGTTTAAATGGTAAGAAGATAGCACTTCTGGCTCCTATAATAATCGGATGACCTTTTTGAGTTGCATCCCAAATGGCCAGTCGATTTTTTGGACTGAGTCCGGAATGATATTCTACTAACTGATCTCCTAAAAATTGTCTAAGCCGCATTACCAATTGTGTAGTTAAAGCAATTTCAGGTACCAAATAAAGTACTTGTTTTCCTGAAGCTATGGTTTCTTTTATAAGTTGTAAATAGATTTGTGTTTTGCCACTGCCAGTAATGCCTTTCAACAATACGATATTCTTATCATTCCATTGATTTTTTATTTCACTGATGGTTTCTTTTTGAATATCCGATAATAAAAGTGTGTCTTCAATAGATTCTAATTCCGGATATTGATATTTTTCCAAGACTTTTTCTTCGAAAATGTTTTTAACAACTAAAGATGTGAATACCTGAGATGCACAACCACTAATTTGCTGGAGTTCTTTTTGCTTGATCCAGGTTCGGTTTTTTCTTTCTTTTATATAAGTCAACAACGCTCTTGATTGCTGGACGTTTTTTTGAACTTGTAATAAAACTTCATTTAATTTATTCGGGTCAGTATTTAAGTTATCATGAAGTTTAATCCATTTGATCATTGGAATTTCAGCTTGTACTTGCAACTGTTCATGTAAGACAAGAAGACCTCTGTCTAACATTTTTTTGACAATTTTTAGGATTGTTTTTTTTTGCAGTATGTTCCGAATATCTTGTATAGTTAATTCATGTCTGATCTCAAGTGCTTCTAAAATTAAATATTCTTCATCTGATAATTCGTGTTCTGAATAATTTAATTCTGAAATGCCTAGGATTTTTGTTTCACTGGCTAGTTTCAGACTTGAAGGGAGAGCAGCTGCCATGACATCTCCTAAACTACACAAATAGTAGGAACTGATCCAGTCCCAGAATGCAAATTGTTGTGGTGAAATAATGATGTCTTGATCGAGTATATCTAAGATGGGCTTTGTTTTTTCCCAGGTTGTTGTATCAGATAATTTTTTTACAATGGCACTGTAATGTTTGCTTTTACCAAATTCAACTTCCACGCGCATTCCAGGTTTGATTTTATCCTTGAAATGCTCAGGAATCGAATAGCTGAAAGTGCCTTCAGTAAATAAAGGAATAATGACTTCTGCAAATTGTGAAATAGGCAATTCCAATGGGTTATTTTTTAAATGCAAAATATACAGCAAACACTAAGCAAATAAAACTTAAGACATGATTTAGTTTAAATTGCTCTGTTTTAAAAAAAATAAGGGTGAATGCAGTAAAAGTAATTAATGTTATTACCTCTTGAATGATTTTTAATTGGAATAGGTTAAATGTTCCACCATTTTCTATATAACCATATTTATTGGCTGGAACTTGAGCTAAATATTCAAAAAAGGCTAGACCCCAAGATAAAATAATGATGGAAAAAAGTCCTAAAGAAGAAAACCAGCCCAATGATTTTATTTTCAAATGACCATACCAAGCTAAAGTCATAAAGAGATTGGATACTACAAGTAAGCCAATTGTATATATAGGTTTCATAATATATAAATAATTGTTTAGTAATTATATATATAATTATAATTTTTATAATATGTATATAATTATGCAAAATAGAACTTTATCGGCATTATCTTCCTATATTCACCATAATTTAGTCAAAACAAATTTATACTTCAGTGCTTTTTTTCTATACCTGTTTCTTAAGTGTATTAACATCATTAACAAGTCCAAGTTGTTATATGGCTCCGGAAATCTGTGATAACGCTTTGGATGATGATGGCGATGGATTGATAGATTTAATTGATCCCGATTGTAAATGTAAGGGAATTAAAGATACTTTACTGATCCCTTCATCATTAATCCCAAATCCTTCCTTTGAAGAATATGTTTGTTGCCCGACTGGTTTGGCACAATTGAATTGTTCCAAGAATTGGATTCAAGCTTCTGTTGCTACCTCCGATTATTATAATACCTGTGGCTATAAAGATGATCCGCAAAGAGGTAAGCCCCCACAACCATTACCAGCTGGAAATGGATATGTTGGGTTTTTGGATATTAGAGATTATCCCGGTTTTGGGATCTATAAAGAATACATTGGAGCTTGTTTTAATTCGCCCTTGTTACCGGGTGTTGATTATACGCTGACTTTTTGGGTGGGATTTGGAACTAGAGGAAATACTTGGGGGCCCCGAAGAACATTGAATATGGCAATTTTTGGAACTTCAAATTGCGCAAGTCTACCTTTCGGAGGTATGAATGGACGCCAGTGTCCTACCCAATACCCTGGTTGGTTTGAAATGACAAGAATAAGTGTTTCCGGCACGAATAAATGGATTAAAACGGTTGTTAAATTAAGACCCAATGTAAAAGTTGAGGCCATTGCACTAGGACCAGCTTGTGCCGTTACGGATGGAAATTATTACTATTGGCTAGATGAATTGATCCTTGAAGAGTCTTCAAAATTTGATGCTCTAACTATAGATATAAATGGAAATCCTTGCAAAGATACGGTTCAATTGGTCACACCTGCATCTGCGGTGAAACGAATTACGTATCAATGGTATAAAGATGGAGTTGCCATTATTGGAGCAACCAGTCTAAATTATCAAATTCCAAAAGGGCAGGAGGGTGAATATATGGTTAGAGCTTTTGATGGAAAAGATTGTGAACTCAGTAATCGATATAATTATCGGGTTGATACTACCATGATGCATATAGATAGTATCATTTGTGAAGGGAGTTCTGTTGCCATTGGTAATCAGCAATTCAATACATCAGGTGTTTATTTGATCCCTTTCAAAAATGAAGAAGGATGTGATTCATTAGTTGAATTGAATTTGCAGGTTGTGACTCCTAAATTTGGATTTCTTGATACTTCAATTTGTGAAGGTCAAACATTGGATCTATTGGGTCAAAGTTTAACTCAATCCGGTATGTATCGGGTGAATCTTGTTTCTACAGAAGGTTGTGACAGTATTTACGAAATCAATTTATCGGTAATTAAAAATGTAATTCAACAACTCGATACAAGCATTTGTGAAGGACAACAATTAATCATCGGTTCACAAGTATTTGACCAACCGGGTCGCTTTTCGATTTACAATAAATCATCCAAAGGCTGCGATAGTATATTGAATATTCATTTAATCGTAAATCAAGCGGTTCAACAGGACATGAATATCGGTATTTGTCAAAGTGATTCGCTCTGGATTCAAGGAAATGCATATTTTAAAGATGGAAATTATCAAATCACTCTTGCTAAATCTGATGGTTGTGATAGTATCATTTACTTGTCATTGTACCACTATCCTGATTATTTTACCTACATAGATACTGCACTCTGTATTGGAAGTACCTATAACATCGGAAATGAATCTTTTAATACAAGTGGCAGTTATGTAGTTAATTTATCAACAATAAATGGCTGTGATAGTGTTTATTTTTTAAATCTTAAATTTTATAATGCATCAACTACAATAATTGACACTTCGATTTGTGAAGGTGAAATGTTTCAAGTAGAAAAACAAACCTTTTCTCAAACGGGAAAGTATCAGGTTTTACTAACCAATCATCATCGGTGTGATAGTTTGGTCTTACTGAATCTTAGTGTTTTACCTAAAACAACAAATCAGTTAATTCAACAAATATGTGAAGGTGATGCCTATTTTTTTAATGGAAATAGTTACACCAGGTCTGGAACTTATTTCGCGAATTTATTGAATAAGAATGGATGCGATAGTCTGATACAATTGGATTTAACGGTTAATAAAACATCGAATACAACATTGGATACGGTCTTGTGTCCTGGAGGAATTTTAATGGTAAATGGTAATCAGTTCAATCAAGCAGGAAATTATCAGTTACAATTAAAAAATAAGTATAATTGTGATTCAACAGTTCAAATCAAGTTAGATTTTTATAAATCATTACAAGTTCAGGATAGCATACAAGGAATTTTATGTGAAGGAGATAGCACAGGCAAAATCAATCTAGTTATTAATGGGGGTACTGCGCCATATCGCTATCATTGGAATACTGGATCTATAAATTCTGAATTGAATCAATTGAAAAGCGGGCAATATTCTGTTACCATAACAGATGCACATTCATGTGTTATAACTAAACAGTTTAGTCTTGCTTCACCTGAATGTTTTTGCTTTAATATTTTAACAGAGGATGGCATTTGTTCGCGTGGAACAACGAATATGGTCCAAATAAATAAGCTTAGTGGAGGAAAAGATCCTTTAAATTTCTTTTTAAATGGTGTATCAACTCCTTTGGAATTAAGTAAATCCACTGCACTGTCTTCAGGAAAATATTTGTTGGAAATATTCGATGCCAATCTCTGTAAATATTCAAAAGAATTTAATCTAAATAATGTAAATGATGGAGAAATAATTTATCCATCTGATACCATTTACGCTACTGTTGGAGATTCCATTTTATTGCATTTTGATCAGTTGTCAATAGATACTTCTTCTCAATTTCAATGGACTCCAGTATCGGATAATTCATGTAATGTATGTCCTAGTACTAAAATTGTAGCCCAGGCTGGAACAAATGAATATGTGGCACAACTCGTGACAAAAGAAGGGTGTATTTATCAATATGCTGTCGTTGTCATTGCCAAACAACATTTCAATGTGCCCAATGTTTTTTCACCAAATGGAGATCAAATCAATGATTATTTTAATTTAATCAGCGATTCCAGTGTTCGGGTTATTGATGTACTGCAAATTTATGATCGTTGGGGCGGCAGGATTTTTGAGAGTACTCATGGAGAGCCTAATTCTCAGAATGGTGCCTGGAATGGGTATTCCAAAAACCAGCCGGTTAATCCTGGCGTTTATGTTTATCTCATTAAATTTAAAGACTTATCCGGAAAGGCTTTTGTTTTATCAGGTGACGTTACTGTGATGAGATAATTATAAATGTATGACTTCTCCATATGCTGCTGCAGCTGCTTCCATAATAGCTTCTGACATAGTAGGGTGGGGATGAATGGATTTAATGATCTCATGCCCTGTGGTTTCTAATTTTCGAGCCACCACTACTTCTGCAATCATTTCAGTAACATTCATGCCTATCATATGCGCACCAAGAAATGCACCATATTTTTTGTCAAAGATTACTTTTACAAAACCATCTTTTGCTCCTGCGGCGCTGGCTTTTCCTGATGCAGAAAATGGAAATTTTCCTATTTTTAATTCATATCCTGCGGCTAATGCAGCGGCTTCTGTATAACCTACAGAAGCTATTTCAGGAGAGCAATAGGTACAACCCGGGATGTTGTCATAATCAATAGGTTCAGGGTTGTGATTGCATATTGCTTCAACACAAGTTATTCCTTCAGCACTGGCGACATGCGCTAGAGCAGGCCCGGGAACAATATCACCAATTGCATAAATACCGGCAACGTTGGTTTTATAATAGGGATCTACTTTAACGAGCCCTTTTTCTAATTGTATACCCAATTCTTCAAGACCTAAATTTTCAAGATTTGGTGCAACGCCTGCAGCGGATAAGACCACATCACATTCAACCAGAACTTCCTTACCGTCTTTTCGATCTTTTGCAAATACCTGAATTCCTGTTTTAGTTTTTTCTATTTTTTCTACGGCTGTATTGCCATATACGGCTATGCCTTTCTTTTTAAATATTTTTGTTAATTCTTTACTGATATCAGCATCTTCTCTAGGTACCAACCCTTGTTCCATGAATTCTATTAATGTTACTTCTGTGCCCAGGCTTTTATAAAAATAGGCAAATTCAACACCAATAGCGCCCGCACCAACTACAACCATGCGCTTAGGTAAATGATCCATACTCATAGCTTTACGATATTCTATAACCTGGACCCCATCTATTGGTAAATTAGGTAATTGTTTAGCTCTTCCACCAGTGGCTAGGATGATATGATCAGCTGTATAGTTGGTGACTTTTCCTTCTGCATCTGTCACATCAACAGATTTGTTTTTTGTTAATTTTGCTGATCCCATGATGACCTGAATCTTATTCTTTTTCATTAAGAATTGTATGCCTTTGCTCATGCCATCGGCAACACCTCTACTGCGTTTTATGATCTGGCCAAAATCAGCTTTAGCATCACCAACTGTGATACCATAATCCCCAGCATGATTGATATATTCAAAAACCTGAGCTGATTTTAATAGTGCCTTGGTAGGAATACAACCCCAATTTAAACAGATGCCACCTAAGGATTCCCGTTCGATGATTCCAACTTGTTTACCTAATTGAGCTGCTCGAATGGCCGCAACATAACCTCCAGGACCTGAGCCGATTACCAAGATATCAAATTTCATATGTACAGATTTTGTGCAAAGATAATCAACCGCTTGTTGATTTGAAATATTTTAAAATGTTATGGTCTTTTTTAGGGTTTAAATGGATGAATTGAATGTGTTATAATGCAAGGGAAAGCCTAAGGGATTTAATACATGGAAGCCTGAATCAAACAAAACTGAATCAACTTCAAGATACTTAAGTTGATATTTTGTCGTTTATTAGGCATGAAATTCTTCTTGGTTTTGTTAATTGGTCTTTGGAGTAGTTTTGAGTGGTATATTATCGAAGATAAGACTGCACATTTTACAGTGGCCATTCCCAATAAGCCTTTGTTCAAGTTTGACAGTGCCATGACGGATATAGGCCAAATCAAAATTAAATCTTATACCTACAGTCAAGGGGAAGGAGCGCATTCACAAATTTTTATTGTAAATCACACAGAATACCCATCAGAATTTAATTTCGATGATGCGGCTGATTCTACTGGTTTATATATTAGCCAAACCATTCAGGATCAGATCTTATCACAATTGCAAGGAACACTCATGTATAGTTCTGAGACTTCATTCTCGAACATTTCTTCAAAGCTTTTTTTATTGAGGTATGGCGAAGATA harbors:
- a CDS encoding DUF4835 family protein; translation: MRMNLRVLFIFISSLISYKNQAQELNAIVKVQAPNLTTSDKSVVQKLENGVKEFLNNTKWTNDRFEFNERIKCNFQITIREDKGGNVFSCDFSVQASRPVFQSAYETQLFVLVEKDVPITFDPFKPLENSKENYFDNLSSILTFYAYFILALDYDSFALEGGDPYINILRNMIDKMPQNVKSYDKSWTLQSKKKNNRYSLMDNLTNPTLKPFRRAYYEYHRLCLDKFSKDVLVQRPKMIELLETIVEVERQLPNSYLVQLFINAKSGEIRDIFVPSPSNEKSRVYIAMTNLDPANSSSYNVLK
- a CDS encoding phosphoribosylglycinamide formyltransferase is translated as MKKKKIAIFASGNGTNAAQLIKYFKNNEHIQVALIITNSSKANVISLAEENDIPFSVVNKSLLANNSYMTSLMNLYDIDFIVLAGFLLLMPPFLVKLYDYKMINIHPALLPKFGGKGMYGLQVHQAVLSAGESESGITIHYVNEMFDKGKIIFQAKCNVEKKDTAEKLAKKVQDLEHQYLPEWTEKLIMQMRYM
- a CDS encoding dynamin family protein, with protein sequence MLNSLLVNDFQVPKARLDEIIKSLHELTIEIKHEGLDQIVSDLRLRVQEPFMFVVVGEVKVGKSSFINALLNSKTDICKVAPSPMTDTIQQIIYGPEHTEVALSPVLKRITYNEEILKEIAIVDTPGTNTIIGHHQEITEKFIPVSDLIVFVFEAKNPYRQSAWDLFKFINEEWRKKIIFVLQQKDLLNENDLTINVKGLRDFAKSQGLDDALIFCVSAKLEQEGLHNESGFAPLREYIRNHITGGKAALLKLLNNIDTCHQIIEKLSKGILIRKDQYEYDVEFRKDIQKTLDEHERISKNNINVLIENTIGAYDKATGLKRLELDKGLAFLSVLKRGISGLFNKSLSLQKWLQEFNQHFEISLNQALESKLQHTVKDISDSIQQMGQIVSLKIRNSKTILKNDLEIFTDIADRRADVMRDLQETFQSFLNNSENYYSKGLIKESSSLGPNVTTGTGIAIVGTMITALTHGAIFDITGGVLTTIGFLFAGVTLGFNKRKIMNQFDQEIDSARIKLEHEIRSKLEAYVMNIKQKIDLNFSAFDQLLIKEQEEILRIESTKDQILLNLELLKNNLNNHTHQ
- the priA gene encoding primosomal protein N'; the protein is MELPISQFAEVIIPLFTEGTFSYSIPEHFKDKIKPGMRVEVEFGKSKHYSAIVKKLSDTTTWEKTKPILDILDQDIIISPQQFAFWDWISSYYLCSLGDVMAAALPSSLKLASETKILGISELNYSEHELSDEEYLILEALEIRHELTIQDIRNILQKKTILKIVKKMLDRGLLVLHEQLQVQAEIPMIKWIKLHDNLNTDPNKLNEVLLQVQKNVQQSRALLTYIKERKNRTWIKQKELQQISGCASQVFTSLVVKNIFEEKVLEKYQYPELESIEDTLLLSDIQKETISEIKNQWNDKNIVLLKGITGSGKTQIYLQLIKETIASGKQVLYLVPEIALTTQLVMRLRQFLGDQLVEYHSGLSPKNRLAIWDATQKGHPIIIGARSAIFLPFKQLGLIVIDEEHDSSFKQNDPNPRYNARDAALILAQDHNAKIILGSATPSVESYYNALQGRYGLVQINQRYGDSQLPLIKLISLKEASQFGRMKENFSEEMIVEMKSQLEHGKQIIIFRNRRGYSPLIKCTNCQWEAMCDQCDIHLTLHKYQNRLKCHVCGIKKPIPTKCPQCDQFTIQSVGFGTEKIEEEIKELFPDHIVKRFDADTARSKNLQREIIEAFQDKEIHILIGTQMITKGFDFDHVGLVGILQADQMLFYPNFRAQERTFQLLTQVSGRSGRRDEIGKVLIQGYSLHHEVIKDVVNHDYERFYSREIEERRHFFYPPIVRFIRIEIRHAKIIIVEQAAEKLCNKLRITLGKRILGPAEPIVSRIKGAYARELYVKLERKQKMIENAKFLIKKYSQELKNETGWSALRIIIDVDPY
- a CDS encoding DMT family protein, whose amino-acid sequence is MKPIYTIGLLVVSNLFMTLAWYGHLKIKSLGWFSSLGLFSIIILSWGLAFFEYLAQVPANKYGYIENGGTFNLFQLKIIQEVITLITFTAFTLIFFKTEQFKLNHVLSFICLVFAVYFAFKK
- a CDS encoding gliding motility-associated C-terminal domain-containing protein: MAPEICDNALDDDGDGLIDLIDPDCKCKGIKDTLLIPSSLIPNPSFEEYVCCPTGLAQLNCSKNWIQASVATSDYYNTCGYKDDPQRGKPPQPLPAGNGYVGFLDIRDYPGFGIYKEYIGACFNSPLLPGVDYTLTFWVGFGTRGNTWGPRRTLNMAIFGTSNCASLPFGGMNGRQCPTQYPGWFEMTRISVSGTNKWIKTVVKLRPNVKVEAIALGPACAVTDGNYYYWLDELILEESSKFDALTIDINGNPCKDTVQLVTPASAVKRITYQWYKDGVAIIGATSLNYQIPKGQEGEYMVRAFDGKDCELSNRYNYRVDTTMMHIDSIICEGSSVAIGNQQFNTSGVYLIPFKNEEGCDSLVELNLQVVTPKFGFLDTSICEGQTLDLLGQSLTQSGMYRVNLVSTEGCDSIYEINLSVIKNVIQQLDTSICEGQQLIIGSQVFDQPGRFSIYNKSSKGCDSILNIHLIVNQAVQQDMNIGICQSDSLWIQGNAYFKDGNYQITLAKSDGCDSIIYLSLYHYPDYFTYIDTALCIGSTYNIGNESFNTSGSYVVNLSTINGCDSVYFLNLKFYNASTTIIDTSICEGEMFQVEKQTFSQTGKYQVLLTNHHRCDSLVLLNLSVLPKTTNQLIQQICEGDAYFFNGNSYTRSGTYFANLLNKNGCDSLIQLDLTVNKTSNTTLDTVLCPGGILMVNGNQFNQAGNYQLQLKNKYNCDSTVQIKLDFYKSLQVQDSIQGILCEGDSTGKINLVINGGTAPYRYHWNTGSINSELNQLKSGQYSVTITDAHSCVITKQFSLASPECFCFNILTEDGICSRGTTNMVQINKLSGGKDPLNFFLNGVSTPLELSKSTALSSGKYLLEIFDANLCKYSKEFNLNNVNDGEIIYPSDTIYATVGDSILLHFDQLSIDTSSQFQWTPVSDNSCNVCPSTKIVAQAGTNEYVAQLVTKEGCIYQYAVVVIAKQHFNVPNVFSPNGDQINDYFNLISDSSVRVIDVLQIYDRWGGRIFESTHGEPNSQNGAWNGYSKNQPVNPGVYVYLIKFKDLSGKAFVLSGDVTVMR
- the lpdA gene encoding dihydrolipoyl dehydrogenase; this encodes MKFDILVIGSGPGGYVAAIRAAQLGKQVGIIERESLGGICLNWGCIPTKALLKSAQVFEYINHAGDYGITVGDAKADFGQIIKRSRGVADGMSKGIQFLMKKNKIQVIMGSAKLTKNKSVDVTDAEGKVTNYTADHIILATGGRAKQLPNLPIDGVQVIEYRKAMSMDHLPKRMVVVGAGAIGVEFAYFYKSLGTEVTLIEFMEQGLVPREDADISKELTKIFKKKGIAVYGNTAVEKIEKTKTGIQVFAKDRKDGKEVLVECDVVLSAAGVAPNLENLGLEELGIQLEKGLVKVDPYYKTNVAGIYAIGDIVPGPALAHVASAEGITCVEAICNHNPEPIDYDNIPGCTYCSPEIASVGYTEAAALAAGYELKIGKFPFSASGKASAAGAKDGFVKVIFDKKYGAFLGAHMIGMNVTEMIAEVVVARKLETTGHEIIKSIHPHPTMSEAIMEAAAAAYGEVIHL